In a genomic window of Oncorhynchus keta strain PuntledgeMale-10-30-2019 chromosome 28, Oket_V2, whole genome shotgun sequence:
- the mapk13 gene encoding mitogen-activated protein kinase 13, translating into MESQTQYTREEINSTIWEVPEKYTRLKQIGTGAYGSVCSVINVKTTEKVAIKKLHRPFQSEIFAKRAYRELRLLKHMKHENVIGLLDVFTPAAGLDEFTDFYLVMPYMFTDLSKVKGLLTEDRVQFLVYQMLCGLRYIHKAGIIHRDLKPGNLAVNQDCELKILDFGLARHAEAEMTGYVVTRWYRAPEVILNWMHYTQTVDIWSVGCIMGEMINGKTLFKGKDYMDQLTQIMKVTGVPGPDFIQKLDSQEAKSYVRSLPHFPRKDFSKLFPRASAQAIDLLEKMLVLDGETRLTAESALTHPYFDGLRDPEDCPEPQPYDDSHDNATLPLEDWRRLSFKEVKSFVPFPRRDSKRRNTLTISP; encoded by the exons ATGGAGTCGCAGACACAGTACACCCGAGAGGAGATAAACAGCACGATATGGGAAGTGCCGGAGAAGTACACGCGATTGAAGCAAATTGGGACAGGGGCGTACGGTTCCGTATG CTCGGTAATAAATGTGAAGACCACTGAGAAAGTGGCCATTAAGAAGCTTCACCGGCCTTTCCAGTCTGAGATTTTTGCAAAGAGGGCTTATCGGGAGCTTCGACTGCTCAAGCACATGAAACATGAAAAT GTGATAGGGCTTCTGGATGTGTTTACTCCTGCTGCTGGGCTTGATGAATTCACAGATTT CTACCTGGTGATGCCTTACATGTTCACCGACCTCTCCAAAGTCAAAGGACTTCTCACTGAAGACAGAGTGCAGTTCCTTGTCTATCAGATGCTGTGTGGACTCAGG TACATTCACAAAGCTGGCATCATCCACAGG GACCTGAAGCCTGGTAACTTGGCTGTCAATCAAGACTGTGAATTAAAG ATCCTGGACTTTGGTCTTGCTCGCCATGCCGAGGCGGAGATGACGGGCTATGTTGTGACCCGCTGGTACCGGGCACCAGAGGTCATTCTAAACTGGATGCACTACACCCAGACTG TGGACATCTGGTCTGTGGGCTGTATCATGGGAGAGATGATCAATGGGAAGACGCTTTTCAAAGGGAAAGACT ACATGGATCAGCTGACTCAGATCATGAAAGTAACTGGAGTACCCGGTCCTGACTTCATTCAGAAACTGGACAGTCAGGAG GCAAAAAGCTATGTGCGGTCCCTCCCTCACTTTCCCAGAAAAGACTTCTCTAAGTTGTTCCCCAGAGCAAGTGCACAGG CGATTGACCTTCTTGAGAAGATGCTGGTTTTGGATGGTGAGACTCGGCTTACTGCTGAGAGTGCTCTGACACACCCGTATTTTGATGGCTTGAGAGATCCAGAGGACTGCCCTGAGCCACAGCCATATGATGACAGTCACGACAATGCCACGCTGCCTCTGGAGGATTGGAGGC GGTTATCCTTCAAAGAGGTGAAGAGCTTTGTGCCATTCCCACGACGGGACTCCAAGAGGCGAAACACACTGACAATTTCTCCGTGA